A part of Motilibacter aurantiacus genomic DNA contains:
- a CDS encoding helix-turn-helix transcriptional regulator: MQQHAAGPQGPDARTRDRVARAILEGGPTTAAALAEQLGLTPTAVRRHLDALVEAGLVETREQRVAGPRRRGRPAKEFALTVSGHAAMTTAYDDLAVAALRFLGATGGDRAVEAFAQTRAAEIESRYASAVDAAGPHVEDRVRALASALSADGYAASVHSGPAGGAQLCQGHCPVQSVAAQFPQLCDAEAESFARLVGAPARRLATLAHGEHVCTTHISGSSAASDLSPHVRGGSPSRTTTPSGGTSR, translated from the coding sequence GTGCAGCAGCACGCTGCCGGACCCCAGGGGCCGGACGCTCGCACCCGCGACCGGGTCGCCCGCGCGATCCTCGAGGGCGGCCCCACGACCGCCGCGGCGCTCGCCGAGCAGCTCGGGCTGACGCCGACCGCCGTCCGCCGCCACCTGGACGCCCTCGTCGAGGCGGGCCTGGTGGAGACGCGCGAGCAGCGCGTGGCCGGCCCCCGCCGGCGCGGCCGCCCGGCCAAGGAGTTCGCGCTGACGGTCAGCGGGCACGCCGCCATGACGACGGCGTACGACGACCTGGCCGTCGCGGCGCTGCGGTTCCTCGGAGCGACCGGCGGCGACCGGGCCGTCGAGGCCTTCGCCCAGACGCGCGCCGCGGAGATCGAGTCCCGCTACGCTTCCGCGGTCGACGCGGCCGGCCCCCACGTCGAGGACCGGGTGCGCGCCCTCGCCTCGGCCCTCAGCGCGGACGGCTACGCGGCCAGCGTGCACTCCGGGCCGGCGGGCGGCGCGCAGCTCTGCCAGGGCCACTGCCCGGTGCAGAGCGTGGCCGCGCAGTTCCCCCAGCTGTGCGACGCCGAGGCCGAGTCCTTCGCCCGGCTCGTCGGCGCGCCGGCGCGCCGGCTGGCCACTCTCGCCCACGGCGAGCACGTGTGCACGACCCACATCAGCGGCTCGTCCGCTGCTTCCGACCTCAGCCCCCACGTCCGTGGGGGCTCGCCATCCCGCACCACCACTCCGTCTGGAGGGACGTCCCGATGA
- a CDS encoding heme o synthase — MTAVDPRPHALAAPRAGLDSATSATAATTGASLTTGTGAASRRGLAAQLRAYIALMKLRVVELLLVATVPTMILAAGGVPSLRDVLVTLVGGTLAAGSANALNCYIDRDIDAVMHRTERRPLVTGAVTPRQALVFGLGLGVVSVGLFAALTNLLAAGLTLATIAFYVLVYTLLLKRRTPQNIVWGGAAGCMPVLIGWAVVTGSLSWAPVVLFGVIFLWTPPHYWPLAMRFREDYAAAGVPMLPVVASDVTVARQVVAYSWAMVACSLLLWPVAGTGWVYAAAALALGAAFLAEAHRLLRRARSGARGAGLKPMRLFHGSISYLSLLFLAVAIDPLLH, encoded by the coding sequence GTGACGGCAGTCGACCCGCGTCCGCACGCTCTCGCGGCTCCGCGGGCAGGTCTGGACTCCGCGACGTCAGCGACCGCTGCGACGACCGGGGCATCCCTGACGACCGGGACGGGGGCCGCGAGCCGCCGTGGCCTGGCGGCGCAGCTGCGGGCGTACATCGCGCTCATGAAGCTGCGTGTGGTCGAGCTCCTGCTCGTCGCCACCGTGCCGACGATGATCCTGGCCGCGGGCGGGGTTCCCTCGCTGCGCGACGTGCTCGTCACGCTGGTGGGGGGCACGCTCGCCGCCGGGAGCGCGAACGCTCTCAACTGCTACATCGACCGCGACATCGACGCGGTCATGCACCGCACGGAGCGCCGGCCGCTGGTGACCGGGGCGGTGACGCCGCGACAGGCTCTGGTGTTCGGCCTCGGGCTCGGCGTGGTCTCCGTCGGGCTGTTCGCCGCATTGACCAACCTGCTCGCCGCCGGCCTGACGCTCGCCACCATCGCGTTCTACGTGCTCGTCTACACCTTGCTGCTCAAGCGGCGCACTCCGCAGAACATCGTCTGGGGCGGCGCGGCGGGCTGCATGCCCGTCCTCATCGGCTGGGCGGTGGTCACCGGGTCGCTGTCCTGGGCCCCGGTCGTGCTGTTCGGGGTGATCTTCCTCTGGACCCCGCCGCACTATTGGCCGCTGGCGATGCGCTTCCGCGAGGACTACGCCGCGGCCGGGGTGCCGATGCTGCCCGTCGTCGCCTCCGACGTGACGGTCGCGCGGCAGGTCGTCGCCTACTCCTGGGCGATGGTGGCCTGCAGCCTGCTGCTCTGGCCGGTCGCGGGCACGGGCTGGGTCTACGCGGCGGCCGCCCTCGCACTGGGTGCGGCGTTCCTCGCCGAGGCGCACCGGCTGCTGCGCCGGGCCAGGTCGGGAGCGCGCGGTGCCGGCCTGAAGCCGATGCGGCTCTTCCACGGCTCCATCAGCTACCTGTCACTGCTCTTCCTCGCCGTGGCGATCGACCCGCTGCTCCACTGA
- a CDS encoding PAS domain S-box protein, producing MSPATRRPPGPRRRAPLLALAVLLVGAALVLPAALLARGAERDAAVRGLERPLAAAQTALTAEARRYADAVRQAAAALSTRSTAPDPVYFDSLSSSLAAARLPGAAGTAYVEPRGNADTVVLAHALDGRTVPTGWDASTVPELAAVLVRARASGRPAVSSPLVLPRDRSLAAERRQLAVVLAAPVVTDGQRFRGWVILSLRGDDLVRALLGDASGPVGAVMLTASDSSGHPVAVATVVSRGPGDAPRHGEIAPGAVRRSVQVPVVDRTWSLTVAASPAPAPSSGLVPLDVVVGAGGGVATVLLAALVLALAVARERALARWQAVTEELQAAERQSRRQADLLHDVLESISDGVSVIDGDGRYLVHNRAARAMLGTPGTGLPLQTWHEHYETLTADGATQLPAEELPLGRALAGQSCDDVDLLVHEAARGGARVLRVSAHPLRSGQLHGAVAVFSDVTDRTRAEAELERQAVVFSAITDAVFITDATGTVLDCNAAAEHMTGFTRADLLGRRPGEASPGQAALAGVADALRRDGEWRGDFPFARRGRPAGVAEAVVVALRDEQGRLTGTISAHRDVTEERRTAAALREAEQRFRLSFVNAPTGVQMADLHSVGFGRLLDVNPALCRMLGMSRSTLLQLTVADITHPDDRAQDAEWGRLLMSGEQERVRLEKRYVRADGEAVWVSVNVAVVRDEEGAPLYTVTQVEDVTARRRAREELRRANAELSGLNDALARTNAELDRFTAAVAHDLKNPLTSISGYSELLFDLCGGSLPPEGVQALDAVRRNADRMRTLIDDLLTYARAGSEPLRLSPVDLADLVADVVADLGPTLARTGGTVRAGQLGEVYAHRALLRQVLANLVGNAVKYVVPGVSPRVTVSAEPAEGGGWVISVADNGIGVPPDATERIFRMFHRETRRGYDGTGIGLATCQRIVERHGGRIWVRPADAGGSVFAFTLPAAPAQALTSTSTLPTVPLRTAS from the coding sequence GTGAGCCCCGCGACGCGCCGTCCCCCCGGGCCGCGCCGGCGGGCTCCGCTGCTGGCGCTGGCCGTCCTGCTCGTCGGTGCCGCGCTCGTCCTGCCCGCGGCGCTGCTCGCCCGGGGCGCCGAGCGCGACGCGGCCGTCCGAGGGCTCGAGCGCCCCCTGGCCGCGGCGCAGACCGCCCTGACGGCGGAGGCCCGCCGCTACGCCGACGCGGTGCGGCAGGCGGCGGCCGCGCTGTCCACGCGCAGCACCGCGCCCGACCCGGTGTACTTCGACTCGCTGAGCTCCTCCCTGGCCGCCGCGCGCCTTCCCGGTGCCGCCGGCACCGCGTACGTCGAGCCGCGCGGCAATGCCGACACGGTGGTGCTGGCGCACGCGCTCGACGGCCGGACGGTCCCCACCGGGTGGGACGCCTCGACGGTCCCCGAGCTGGCCGCGGTGCTGGTGCGCGCCCGCGCGTCGGGCCGGCCGGCCGTGTCGAGCCCGCTGGTGCTCCCGCGCGACCGGTCCCTCGCCGCTGAGCGCCGCCAGCTCGCCGTCGTCCTCGCTGCACCGGTGGTCACGGACGGGCAGCGCTTCCGCGGCTGGGTGATCCTGAGCCTGCGGGGCGACGACCTGGTCCGCGCGCTGCTCGGGGACGCTTCCGGCCCCGTGGGCGCGGTGATGCTCACGGCGTCGGACTCCTCCGGCCACCCCGTGGCGGTCGCGACGGTGGTCTCCCGCGGGCCGGGCGACGCCCCCCGGCACGGCGAGATCGCGCCCGGCGCGGTACGCCGCAGCGTGCAGGTGCCGGTGGTCGACCGCACCTGGTCCCTCACCGTGGCCGCCTCGCCCGCGCCTGCCCCGTCCTCCGGCCTGGTCCCGCTCGACGTGGTGGTGGGGGCCGGCGGTGGTGTCGCAACGGTGCTGCTCGCAGCGCTGGTGCTCGCCCTGGCCGTGGCCCGCGAGCGGGCGCTGGCCCGTTGGCAGGCCGTCACGGAGGAGCTGCAGGCGGCGGAGCGGCAGTCACGCCGGCAGGCCGACCTGCTCCATGACGTCCTCGAGAGCATCAGCGACGGCGTGTCGGTCATCGACGGCGACGGCCGCTACCTGGTCCACAACCGTGCGGCCCGCGCGATGCTCGGCACGCCCGGCACGGGCCTCCCGCTGCAGACCTGGCACGAGCACTACGAGACCCTCACCGCCGACGGGGCGACCCAGCTGCCCGCCGAGGAGCTGCCCCTCGGGCGCGCCCTCGCCGGGCAGTCGTGCGACGACGTCGACCTGCTGGTGCACGAGGCGGCACGCGGCGGTGCGCGCGTGCTCCGGGTCAGCGCGCACCCGCTCCGGTCGGGCCAGCTGCACGGCGCCGTCGCCGTCTTCTCCGACGTGACCGACCGCACGCGAGCCGAGGCCGAGCTGGAACGGCAGGCGGTCGTGTTCTCGGCGATCACGGACGCCGTCTTCATCACCGACGCCACGGGCACCGTGCTGGACTGCAACGCGGCGGCCGAGCACATGACCGGCTTCACGCGAGCGGACCTGCTGGGCCGGCGGCCGGGCGAGGCGTCCCCCGGGCAGGCCGCCCTCGCCGGGGTGGCCGACGCGCTGCGCCGCGACGGGGAGTGGCGCGGGGACTTCCCGTTCGCCCGGCGGGGGCGCCCGGCGGGAGTCGCCGAGGCGGTGGTCGTCGCCTTGCGCGACGAGCAGGGCCGGCTGACCGGCACCATCAGCGCGCACCGCGACGTCACCGAGGAGCGGCGCACCGCTGCGGCCCTGCGCGAGGCCGAGCAGCGGTTCCGGCTCTCGTTCGTCAACGCGCCGACCGGGGTGCAGATGGCCGACCTGCACTCCGTCGGCTTCGGGCGGCTGCTCGACGTCAACCCCGCGCTCTGCCGCATGCTCGGGATGAGCCGGAGCACACTGCTGCAGCTCACCGTCGCGGACATCACCCACCCGGACGACCGCGCCCAGGACGCCGAGTGGGGCAGGCTGCTGATGAGCGGCGAGCAGGAGCGCGTCCGTCTGGAGAAGCGGTACGTCCGCGCCGACGGCGAGGCCGTCTGGGTCTCGGTCAACGTCGCGGTGGTCCGCGACGAAGAGGGTGCCCCGCTCTACACGGTCACGCAGGTCGAGGACGTCACCGCCCGCCGTCGCGCCCGCGAGGAGCTGCGCCGGGCCAACGCCGAGCTGTCCGGGCTCAACGACGCCCTGGCCCGCACCAACGCCGAGCTGGACCGCTTCACCGCCGCGGTCGCGCACGACCTGAAGAACCCGCTCACGTCGATCTCCGGCTACAGCGAGCTGCTCTTCGACCTGTGCGGGGGCTCGCTCCCGCCCGAGGGCGTCCAGGCCCTCGACGCGGTGCGGCGCAACGCCGACCGGATGCGCACGCTCATCGACGACCTGCTGACGTACGCGCGCGCGGGCAGCGAGCCGTTGCGGCTCTCGCCGGTCGACCTCGCGGACCTCGTGGCGGACGTGGTGGCCGACCTCGGGCCGACGCTGGCCCGGACCGGTGGCACCGTGCGCGCCGGCCAGCTCGGCGAGGTGTACGCCCACCGCGCCCTGCTCCGGCAGGTGCTGGCCAACCTCGTCGGGAACGCCGTGAAGTACGTGGTGCCCGGCGTGTCTCCGCGCGTCACGGTCAGCGCCGAGCCCGCGGAGGGCGGCGGGTGGGTGATCAGCGTCGCGGACAACGGCATCGGCGTCCCGCCGGACGCCACCGAGCGGATCTTCCGGATGTTCCACCGCGAGACGCGCCGGGGCTACGACGGCACCGGCATCGGCCTGGCGACCTGTCAGCGGATCGTCGAGCGGCACGGCGGCCGCATCTGGGTACGCCCCGCCGACGCCGGCGGCTCGGTCTTCGCCTTCACCCTGCCGGCCGCGCCCGCTCAGGCGTTGACGTCGACCAGCACCTTGCCGACCGTGCCGTTGCGCACGGCCTCGTGA
- the sufB gene encoding Fe-S cluster assembly protein SufB, protein MTQTAHPELEGLGRYEYGWADPDAAGAVARRGLNEDVVRDISARKNEPEWMLEARLKGLRLFGKKPMPDWGSDLTGIDFDNIKYFVKSTEKQAASWEELPEDIKATYDRLGIPEAEKQRLVAGVAAQYESEVVYHKIREDLEEQGVVFLDTDTALKEHPELFKEYFGSVIPTGDNKFSALNTAVWSGGSFIYVPKGVHVEIPLQAYFRINTENMGQFERTLIIVDEDAYVHYVEGCTAPIYSSDSLHSAVVEIIVKKGARCRYTTIQNWSNNVYNLVTKRAVCHEGATMEWIDGNLGSKVTMKYPAVWLVGEHAKGETLSVAFAGEGQHQDAGSKMVHAAPHTSSSIVSKSVARGGGRTSYRGLVQVLEGAHHSKSTVRCDALLVDTISRSDTYPYVDVREDDVQMGHEATVSKVSEDQLFYLMSRGMSEEEAMAMIVRGFIEPIARELPMEYALELNRLIELQMEGAVG, encoded by the coding sequence ATGACCCAGACCGCCCACCCCGAGCTCGAGGGCCTCGGCCGTTACGAGTACGGCTGGGCCGACCCGGACGCGGCCGGCGCCGTGGCCCGGCGTGGCCTCAACGAGGACGTCGTCCGCGACATCTCGGCCCGCAAGAACGAGCCCGAGTGGATGCTCGAGGCGCGCCTCAAGGGCCTCCGCCTGTTCGGCAAGAAGCCGATGCCCGACTGGGGCTCGGACCTCACCGGAATCGACTTCGACAACATCAAGTACTTCGTGAAGTCGACGGAGAAGCAGGCGGCCTCGTGGGAGGAGCTCCCCGAGGACATCAAGGCGACGTACGACCGGCTCGGCATCCCGGAGGCGGAGAAGCAGCGCCTCGTCGCGGGTGTCGCCGCGCAGTACGAGTCCGAGGTCGTCTACCACAAGATCCGTGAGGACCTCGAGGAGCAGGGCGTCGTCTTCCTCGACACCGACACCGCGCTCAAGGAGCACCCCGAGCTCTTCAAGGAGTACTTCGGCTCGGTCATCCCGACCGGAGACAACAAGTTCTCCGCGCTCAACACGGCGGTGTGGTCCGGCGGCTCGTTCATCTACGTGCCCAAGGGCGTCCACGTCGAGATCCCGCTGCAGGCCTACTTCCGGATCAACACCGAGAACATGGGCCAGTTCGAGCGGACGCTGATCATCGTCGACGAGGACGCCTACGTCCACTACGTCGAGGGCTGCACGGCGCCGATCTACTCGAGCGACTCGCTGCACTCGGCCGTCGTCGAGATCATCGTGAAGAAGGGCGCCCGCTGCCGCTACACGACGATCCAGAACTGGTCCAACAACGTCTACAACCTCGTCACCAAGCGCGCGGTGTGCCACGAGGGCGCGACGATGGAGTGGATCGACGGCAACCTCGGGTCCAAGGTCACCATGAAGTACCCGGCCGTCTGGCTGGTCGGTGAGCACGCCAAGGGCGAGACGCTGTCGGTCGCGTTCGCCGGCGAGGGCCAGCACCAGGACGCCGGGTCGAAGATGGTCCACGCCGCGCCGCACACCTCGAGCTCGATCGTCTCCAAGTCGGTCGCGCGCGGTGGCGGCCGGACGTCCTACCGGGGCCTGGTCCAGGTCCTGGAGGGCGCGCACCACAGCAAGAGCACGGTCCGCTGCGACGCGCTGCTGGTCGACACGATCAGCCGCTCGGACACCTACCCCTACGTCGACGTCCGCGAGGACGACGTGCAGATGGGGCACGAGGCCACGGTCTCCAAGGTCAGCGAGGACCAGCTCTTCTACCTCATGTCCCGCGGCATGAGCGAGGAAGAGGCCATGGCCATGATCGTGCGCGGCTTCATCGAGCCGATCGCGCGCGAGCTGCCCATGGAGTACGCGCTCGAGCTCAACCGGCTCATCGAGCTTCAGATGGAGGGCGCGGTCGGATGA
- a CDS encoding COX15/CtaA family protein, producing MPDLLRRAPLIGNPTWRTVRLLAWASVVANVVIVVTGGAVRLTASGLGCPTWPKCGEESYVTHGELGIHGAIEFGNRLLTFVLAFVAVLTLIAAVRARPRRSGPVRIALALFLGIPLQAVIGGITVLTKLNPWVVMLHFLLSMVLVGLATLLVQRADEGDGPARLVVHPMLHRLGLAILAVTAAVLYLGTVVTGSGPHAGDLDAKRTGLDPDRMSQLHADGVFLMVGLTLAMVFALAAVSAPPSARRAALVLLGVELGQGVIGFVQFFTGLPEVLVALHMLGAGVTVVAAVRLVLALRVRAAELPVPRRPAAASVPSSAAAS from the coding sequence GTGCCCGACCTGCTCCGCCGTGCCCCGTTGATCGGGAACCCGACCTGGCGCACGGTGCGCCTGCTGGCCTGGGCCTCCGTCGTCGCGAACGTCGTCATCGTCGTCACCGGCGGCGCGGTCCGACTCACGGCCAGCGGCCTCGGGTGCCCCACCTGGCCCAAGTGCGGCGAGGAGTCGTACGTCACCCACGGCGAGCTGGGCATCCACGGCGCCATCGAGTTCGGCAACCGGCTGCTGACGTTCGTGCTCGCGTTCGTCGCGGTCCTGACGCTGATCGCAGCCGTCCGCGCCCGCCCCCGGCGCAGCGGCCCGGTCCGGATCGCGCTCGCGCTCTTCCTCGGCATCCCGCTGCAGGCCGTCATCGGCGGCATCACGGTCCTCACGAAGCTCAACCCGTGGGTCGTGATGCTGCACTTCCTGCTCTCCATGGTGCTGGTCGGCCTGGCCACCCTGCTCGTCCAGCGGGCCGACGAGGGCGACGGCCCCGCTCGGCTCGTCGTGCACCCGATGCTGCACCGTCTCGGGCTGGCCATCCTCGCGGTCACGGCGGCCGTGCTCTACCTGGGCACGGTCGTCACCGGCAGCGGCCCGCACGCCGGGGACCTGGACGCCAAGCGCACCGGGCTCGACCCCGACCGGATGAGCCAGCTGCACGCGGACGGCGTGTTCCTCATGGTCGGGCTGACGCTGGCGATGGTCTTCGCGCTCGCCGCGGTGAGCGCGCCGCCGAGCGCCCGCCGCGCCGCGCTCGTGCTGCTCGGGGTCGAGCTGGGCCAGGGCGTCATCGGCTTCGTCCAGTTCTTCACCGGGCTCCCCGAGGTCCTCGTGGCGCTGCACATGCTCGGGGCCGGCGTCACGGTCGTCGCCGCCGTGCGCCTCGTGCTCGCGCTGCGCGTCCGGGCGGCCGAGCTGCCCGTCCCGCGCCGTCCCGCCGCCGCGTCCGTCCCCTCGTCCGCCGCCGCGTCCTGA
- a CDS encoding ABC transporter permease has protein sequence MVLAQAAFELKMLLRNGEQLLLTMVIPALLLVVGATVDVGDLDPGTRRVDAITPGVLALAVMSIAFTGQAIATGFERRYGVLKRLGSTPLPRWALLTAKALAVLAVEALQVVLLGGTALLLGWHPHGNPAAVVVLLVAATAAFTALALLMAGTLRAEATLAGANLVWVLLLLAGGVVVPLSDYPAAAAGVFELLPLAALSEGLRAVLEHDAALPLKDVLVLLAWATGAGALAARFFRWE, from the coding sequence ATGGTGCTCGCCCAGGCGGCCTTCGAGCTCAAGATGCTGCTGCGCAACGGCGAGCAGCTGCTGCTCACCATGGTCATCCCCGCGCTGCTGCTCGTCGTCGGGGCGACCGTGGACGTCGGCGACCTCGACCCCGGCACGCGACGGGTCGACGCGATCACGCCCGGGGTGCTGGCGCTCGCGGTGATGTCGATCGCCTTCACCGGCCAGGCGATCGCGACGGGCTTCGAGCGCCGCTACGGCGTGCTCAAGCGGCTCGGCTCCACCCCGTTGCCCCGGTGGGCCCTGCTGACGGCCAAGGCCCTGGCCGTCCTCGCGGTCGAGGCGCTCCAGGTCGTCCTGCTGGGCGGCACCGCGCTCCTGCTCGGCTGGCACCCGCACGGCAACCCTGCCGCCGTCGTCGTCCTCCTCGTCGCCGCGACCGCCGCCTTCACCGCGCTCGCCCTGCTCATGGCCGGGACCCTGCGCGCCGAGGCCACCCTTGCCGGCGCCAACCTCGTCTGGGTGCTGCTGCTGCTGGCCGGCGGCGTCGTCGTCCCGCTCTCGGACTATCCCGCGGCCGCCGCCGGCGTGTTCGAGCTGCTGCCGCTCGCCGCGCTCTCGGAGGGGCTTCGAGCAGTGCTCGAGCACGACGCGGCCCTCCCCCTCAAGGACGTCCTGGTGCTGCTGGCCTGGGCGACCGGCGCCGGCGCCCTCGCCGCCCGCTTCTTCCGCTGGGAGTGA
- a CDS encoding NADPH:quinone reductase — protein MRAIAYTRSGGPEVLELTDRPLPEPGPGEVRVRVHYSGVNPTDWKAREAGGPGQPLKFASVVPHQDGSGVVDRSGSGTSLEPGQRVWLWEAAWQRADGTAQEHVVLPERQAVPLPDSAGLTLGASLGIPAMTAHRCLTLGDGLPGRLAPGALDGRTVLVQGGAGAVGNAAIQLARWAGARVLTTVSSPQKARLASAAGAHETVDYRRHDAATLLRTLAPEGVDTVVEVAPAANAALDRAVLARHATVAIYANDGGNELALPAPELLSSNSRWQFVLVYTMPEAAKLDAVAAIGAAVADGALQAGEHAGLPLHVFPLAATAQAHEAVRNGTVGKVLVDVNA, from the coding sequence GTGCGCGCCATCGCCTACACCCGCAGCGGCGGGCCCGAGGTCCTCGAGCTGACCGACCGGCCGCTGCCCGAGCCCGGGCCGGGCGAGGTCCGGGTCCGGGTCCACTACTCCGGGGTCAACCCCACCGACTGGAAGGCGCGCGAGGCCGGCGGCCCCGGCCAGCCGCTGAAGTTCGCGTCCGTGGTCCCCCACCAGGACGGCTCCGGGGTGGTCGACCGGTCCGGGAGCGGCACGTCCCTCGAGCCCGGCCAGCGGGTGTGGCTCTGGGAGGCGGCGTGGCAGCGGGCCGACGGCACCGCCCAGGAGCACGTCGTGCTCCCCGAGCGGCAGGCCGTCCCGCTCCCGGACTCGGCGGGGCTCACGCTCGGCGCGAGCCTCGGCATCCCCGCGATGACGGCCCACCGCTGCCTCACCCTGGGCGACGGGCTGCCCGGCCGGCTCGCCCCCGGCGCGCTCGACGGGCGCACCGTGCTCGTCCAGGGCGGCGCCGGCGCGGTCGGCAACGCCGCGATCCAGCTCGCCCGCTGGGCCGGCGCCCGGGTCCTCACGACGGTGAGCAGCCCGCAGAAGGCACGGCTCGCCTCAGCGGCCGGCGCGCACGAGACCGTGGACTACCGCCGCCACGACGCGGCGACGCTGCTGCGCACCCTGGCCCCCGAGGGCGTGGACACGGTGGTCGAGGTCGCCCCGGCGGCCAATGCCGCGCTCGACCGCGCGGTGCTGGCCCGCCACGCGACGGTGGCGATCTACGCCAACGACGGCGGCAACGAGCTGGCGCTACCCGCCCCCGAGCTGCTGTCGTCGAACAGCCGCTGGCAGTTCGTCCTCGTCTACACCATGCCCGAGGCCGCCAAGCTCGACGCCGTCGCTGCGATCGGAGCGGCCGTCGCGGACGGTGCGCTGCAGGCCGGCGAGCACGCCGGGCTTCCGCTCCACGTGTTCCCGCTGGCAGCGACCGCGCAGGCTCACGAGGCCGTGCGCAACGGCACGGTCGGCAAGGTGCTGGTCGACGTCAACGCCTGA
- a CDS encoding ABC transporter ATP-binding protein — MPTPAAVEVTDLVKRYASVRAVDGLSLRVERGTVTAVLGPNGAGKTTTIETCEGYRRPDAGQVRVLGLDPVRDARQLRPRVGVMLQGGGVPNAVRPLEVLRHAAALHAHPLDPQLLIERLGLRPALGTPYRRLSGGQQQRLALALAVIGRPELVFLDEPTAGLDPQARHATWDLVNDLRAAGVTVVLTTHLLDEAERLADMVHVIDAGRVVASGTPAELTARGPDESLTFDARPGLDLADLLLALPEGASAVEALPGRYRVAGPMTPQTLATVTAWCAAHGVMPEGLSVGRRTLEDVFLDVTGRELRA; from the coding sequence GTGCCCACCCCTGCCGCCGTCGAGGTCACCGACCTCGTCAAGCGGTACGCGTCGGTGCGCGCGGTGGACGGGCTGAGCCTGCGCGTGGAGCGCGGGACGGTCACCGCCGTGCTCGGGCCGAACGGCGCGGGCAAGACGACCACGATCGAGACGTGCGAGGGCTACCGGCGCCCGGACGCGGGGCAGGTGCGCGTGCTCGGGCTGGACCCCGTGCGCGACGCGCGGCAGCTGCGGCCCCGGGTCGGCGTCATGCTCCAGGGCGGCGGGGTGCCGAACGCCGTGCGGCCCCTCGAGGTGCTGCGCCACGCCGCAGCCCTGCACGCGCACCCGCTCGACCCGCAGCTGCTCATCGAGCGGCTGGGCCTGCGCCCGGCGCTGGGGACGCCGTACCGCCGGCTCTCCGGCGGCCAGCAGCAGCGGCTGGCGCTGGCGCTCGCGGTCATCGGCCGCCCCGAGCTGGTCTTCCTCGACGAGCCCACCGCCGGGCTGGACCCGCAGGCCCGGCACGCCACGTGGGACCTGGTCAACGACCTGCGCGCCGCCGGGGTCACCGTGGTCCTCACCACGCACCTGCTCGACGAGGCCGAGCGGCTCGCGGACATGGTCCACGTCATCGACGCCGGGCGGGTCGTCGCGTCCGGCACCCCGGCCGAGCTGACGGCCCGCGGCCCGGACGAGTCGCTGACCTTCGACGCCCGGCCCGGCCTCGACCTCGCGGACCTGCTGCTCGCGCTGCCGGAGGGCGCCTCCGCGGTGGAGGCGCTGCCGGGCCGCTACCGGGTGGCCGGCCCCATGACGCCGCAGACCCTGGCGACGGTCACCGCGTGGTGCGCCGCCCACGGGGTGATGCCGGAGGGGCTGTCGGTGGGACGCCGCACACTGGAGGACGTGTTCCTCGACGTCACCGGCCGGGAGCTGCGCGCGTGA
- a CDS encoding sensor histidine kinase, which translates to MTGYRAQHGRALPDAPGQDAGRALPGPDQADARDAFLALMSHELRTPLTSTLGHLELLLDGVAGPLTPPQAEAAHTAEAGAKRLLRLVEDLLLVAGAGAGDGQLALDCGPVDLTDVAEDAAAARAEAAARAGITLAVVAGTRTPARGDRARLVRMVEALVCNAVGFTSSGGAVRLEARVVEGWAVIDVADTGVGIPPAERDRVLGRFVSGSAPRLHGPQGAGLGLAVAREVARAHGGALDLVSEPGVGTTARAAFPADGRAPGTPPPLPAPLPGRTRH; encoded by the coding sequence ATGACCGGCTACCGCGCGCAGCACGGCCGGGCGCTCCCCGACGCGCCCGGTCAGGACGCCGGACGCGCGCTGCCCGGGCCGGACCAGGCGGACGCGCGGGACGCGTTCCTCGCGCTCATGTCCCACGAGCTGCGCACGCCACTGACCTCGACCCTGGGCCACCTGGAGCTGCTGCTCGACGGGGTGGCCGGGCCACTGACCCCGCCGCAGGCGGAGGCCGCCCACACCGCGGAGGCGGGCGCCAAGCGGCTGCTGCGACTGGTGGAGGACCTGCTGCTGGTCGCCGGTGCCGGGGCGGGGGACGGGCAGCTGGCCCTGGACTGCGGCCCCGTGGACCTCACCGACGTGGCGGAGGACGCAGCGGCCGCGCGCGCGGAGGCGGCCGCCCGGGCCGGTATCACGTTGGCCGTGGTGGCCGGGACCCGGACGCCGGCTCGCGGGGACCGTGCCCGCCTCGTCCGCATGGTCGAGGCACTGGTGTGCAACGCCGTTGGCTTCACCTCGAGCGGGGGCGCCGTCCGGCTCGAGGCGCGCGTCGTCGAGGGCTGGGCCGTCATCGACGTCGCCGACACCGGCGTGGGCATCCCCCCCGCCGAGCGCGACCGCGTGCTGGGCCGCTTCGTCTCGGGCAGCGCGCCCCGGCTGCACGGCCCGCAGGGCGCGGGGCTGGGCCTGGCCGTGGCCCGGGAGGTGGCCCGCGCCCACGGCGGGGCCCTCGACCTCGTCAGTGAGCCGGGCGTGGGCACGACGGCGCGGGCCGCGTTCCCCGCCGACGGCCGGGCCCCGGGCACCCCGCCGCCGTTGCCGGCCCCGCTGCCGGGACGCACGCGGCACTGA